Proteins encoded together in one Deltaproteobacteria bacterium window:
- a CDS encoding LemA family protein, giving the protein MAGWIISGIIVLVLVFVVFIYNRLVRQRNRVLEGWSGIDVQLKRRHDLIPNLVSTVKGYARHEEGVLSKVTELRNSAVKAQATGEKSAIETALTQQLRQLFALAEAYPDLKANQNFLDLQNKLSEIEEQLQLARRYYNGTVRDMNILVQSFPSNFIADSFGFKETEFFEIELATQREVPEVSF; this is encoded by the coding sequence ATGGCCGGCTGGATCATCTCAGGCATTATCGTTCTCGTCCTTGTTTTTGTTGTTTTCATCTACAACCGCCTCGTCAGACAGAGGAACCGGGTCCTCGAAGGGTGGAGCGGGATTGACGTTCAACTAAAAAGGCGTCATGACCTGATCCCGAACCTGGTATCAACCGTCAAGGGTTATGCGAGGCACGAGGAAGGCGTCCTTTCAAAGGTCACCGAACTTCGCAACTCCGCCGTCAAGGCTCAGGCCACCGGTGAGAAAAGCGCCATCGAGACGGCACTGACCCAACAGCTAAGACAGCTTTTTGCCCTGGCCGAGGCCTATCCCGACCTGAAGGCGAACCAGAATTTCCTCGACCTGCAGAACAAGCTTTCGGAGATCGAGGAACAGCTCCAGCTCGCCCGCCGCTACTATAACGGGACTGTCAGGGATATGAATATCCTTGTCCAGTCTTTCCCGTCCAACTTTATTGCAGATTCTTTCGGGTTCAAAGAGACCGAGTTTTTCGAGATCGAGCTCGCTACACAGCGGGAGGTTCCTGAGGTCAGCTTCTGA
- a CDS encoding response regulator, with amino-acid sequence MTMEVAGKIFEPFFTTKEHGIGTGLGLSTVYGIIRQNGGFINVYSEPGEGTTFKIYFPRFESAPHVIKESAEPESITGSETILVVEDEEQILSFIQEALEIHGYHVLGTENPEEAIELCEKQGGGIDLLLSDVVMPAMNGKELAERIKTIIPGIKTIFMSGYTVNVVAHRSILDEGVNFIQKPFDVKTLGRAIREVLDSST; translated from the coding sequence CGGGGAAAATATTCGAACCCTTCTTTACCACGAAAGAACACGGGATCGGAACCGGGTTGGGGTTGTCCACCGTCTATGGGATCATCAGACAAAACGGCGGATTCATCAATGTCTACAGTGAACCGGGAGAAGGGACTACGTTCAAGATTTACTTCCCCAGGTTTGAGTCGGCGCCCCATGTCATCAAAGAATCTGCCGAACCGGAATCCATAACCGGGAGTGAAACTATCCTCGTCGTTGAGGACGAGGAGCAGATACTGAGCTTCATCCAGGAAGCGCTGGAAATACACGGATACCATGTCCTGGGAACCGAAAACCCTGAAGAGGCCATTGAACTCTGCGAAAAACAGGGGGGAGGAATCGATCTTCTCCTTTCGGACGTCGTCATGCCGGCAATGAACGGAAAGGAACTCGCGGAGAGGATAAAAACCATTATCCCGGGAATCAAGACCATCTTCATGTCAGGTTACACGGTCAATGTTGTGGCCCATCGATCGATTCTGGACGAAGGGGTTAATTTTATTCAAAAACCTTTTGATGTAAAAACCCTGGGGAGAGCCATCCGCGAGGTCCTGGATTCCTCGACCTGA